The following coding sequences lie in one Oceaniferula marina genomic window:
- a CDS encoding PEP-CTERM sorting domain-containing protein has translation MSGASGNVIYAGPGDKQLRRKNDAGFSYTLQNAPFEVSTVVRRNTGVNEYMALGADLDSGGSLGFMFGMSSGDFYVRGASAGTAVRVADNITDSVGLELRLAVDPQANSGKGIGSLSFRVAGTTGAYTEVAGLQSVDLQLDRMAESYRDPSTWNFLYVRAGSGGGLDDLTIRQTVPEPSSSAILGLGCGMLIFSRRRTR, from the coding sequence ATGTCAGGAGCGTCGGGGAACGTGATCTATGCCGGGCCTGGGGATAAGCAGCTGCGAAGGAAAAATGATGCCGGGTTTAGCTATACACTGCAGAATGCTCCCTTTGAAGTATCGACTGTGGTGAGACGGAACACAGGAGTGAACGAATACATGGCGCTTGGTGCTGATTTGGATTCCGGTGGTTCCTTAGGTTTTATGTTTGGGATGAGTAGCGGTGATTTTTATGTGCGTGGAGCTTCCGCAGGTACTGCGGTTCGAGTTGCCGACAATATTACTGACAGTGTTGGACTTGAATTGCGTTTGGCTGTTGATCCTCAAGCCAATAGTGGAAAAGGGATTGGGAGTTTGTCTTTTCGTGTGGCAGGTACAACTGGCGCCTATACAGAGGTTGCTGGATTGCAGAGTGTTGATTTGCAGTTAGATCGAATGGCTGAGTCATATCGAGATCCTTCGACTTGGAACTTTTTGTATGTGCGTGCCGGTAGTGGAGGAGGGTTGGATGATCTGACGATTCGTCAGACCGTTCCCGAGCCTTCCTCTTCGGCCATCCTTGGCTTGGGGTGTGGTATGTTGATTTTCAGCCGCCGGAGAACCCGCTGA
- a CDS encoding sulfatase family protein: MTRILILLSQLLTLTLIAQKPTQASQAHPMPNIVIILADDMGYGDLNCQNPGSKIPTPHLDRLATQGMRFIDAHSPSAVCTPTRYALLTGRYAWRSRMKKGVLGPYCSPLIEANRPTIGKILKRKGYTTACIGKWHLGMQWGMKDTNIKLPPLWNHSWNRKFQSKVDLSKRISEGPLTAGFDYYFGVDVPNFPPYCFIENDSVLGPLPTKQKPANMYGNPGRMQNGWDLHKILPGLRDRAVKFIQEQAEASHSPFFLYMPLTSPHRPIVPTKEWAGKSQAGDYGDFIVQTDAIIGDVLQALDDNKLSKNTLVIVTSDNGSCGPAGDPHIRGKDWHTNLSVSKKFDHHPNAPWRGMKADAFEGGHRVPFILRWPGHIKANSVNPQLVCHVDLMRTIAKLVNAPLAAGSAEDSVDLFPCWQQPDKAVRESLIHHSSNGTFAIRYKEWKLIQSKGSGGWSKVAISKNTPPGQLYNLSKDPEEKNNLYLKHPEIVQQLNQRIKNTKNHE; the protein is encoded by the coding sequence ATGACCCGCATTTTAATCCTGCTTTCCCAACTTCTGACTCTCACCCTGATCGCCCAAAAACCTACCCAGGCATCCCAAGCACACCCGATGCCAAACATTGTCATCATCCTTGCTGATGATATGGGTTATGGCGATTTGAATTGCCAGAACCCAGGCTCAAAAATACCAACCCCTCACCTTGACCGCCTGGCCACACAAGGCATGCGGTTCATCGACGCACATTCTCCGTCCGCGGTCTGCACCCCCACACGCTATGCCCTTTTGACCGGACGTTACGCTTGGAGAAGCCGCATGAAAAAAGGTGTTCTTGGACCTTACTGCTCGCCCCTGATCGAAGCCAATCGCCCCACCATCGGCAAGATACTCAAACGCAAAGGTTACACCACAGCCTGCATCGGCAAATGGCACCTCGGTATGCAGTGGGGCATGAAAGATACCAACATCAAACTTCCTCCATTGTGGAATCACAGTTGGAACCGTAAATTCCAATCCAAAGTGGATCTGAGCAAACGTATTTCCGAAGGCCCCCTTACGGCCGGGTTCGACTATTATTTCGGAGTGGATGTCCCCAACTTCCCTCCCTACTGCTTCATTGAAAATGATAGTGTGCTAGGCCCATTACCCACCAAGCAAAAGCCAGCAAACATGTATGGCAACCCGGGACGCATGCAAAACGGCTGGGACCTACACAAAATCCTGCCAGGATTGAGAGATCGCGCCGTGAAGTTCATTCAAGAACAAGCCGAGGCATCACATTCTCCTTTTTTTCTCTACATGCCTCTCACCTCACCTCACCGCCCCATCGTTCCGACAAAAGAATGGGCCGGCAAAAGCCAAGCGGGTGATTATGGTGACTTCATCGTACAGACCGATGCCATCATCGGCGATGTTCTGCAGGCTCTGGACGACAACAAGCTCAGTAAAAACACCCTCGTCATCGTCACCAGCGACAATGGATCCTGCGGCCCGGCCGGAGACCCCCACATCAGAGGCAAAGATTGGCACACCAACCTCTCGGTCAGCAAAAAATTCGACCACCACCCAAATGCCCCATGGCGGGGCATGAAGGCAGATGCCTTTGAAGGCGGGCACAGGGTGCCATTCATTCTACGCTGGCCTGGACACATCAAGGCCAACTCAGTCAACCCACAATTGGTTTGTCATGTCGATCTCATGCGCACCATCGCCAAACTTGTCAACGCCCCCCTAGCCGCGGGATCCGCTGAGGACTCAGTTGATCTGTTTCCATGCTGGCAACAACCTGACAAAGCAGTCAGAGAATCATTGATTCACCACTCCAGCAATGGAACCTTCGCCATTCGATACAAGGAATGGAAGCTCATCCAAAGCAAAGGTTCCGGAGGGTGGTCAAAGGTCGCCATCTCTAAAAACACCCCTCCAGGGCAACTCTACAACCTGTCCAAAGACCCGGAGGAAAAAAACAACCTCTACCTCAAGCACCCTGAAATCGTCCAACAACTCAACCAACGCATCAAAAACACCAAAAATCACGAGTAA
- a CDS encoding PEP-CTERM sorting domain-containing protein — MKKYTILLLASGASMLATPTQAATVFATFQDGVDGYAGTRDTSLVQESPNNNYGDRVNVLIGAHGSGRQRAGVIGFDVTSLNGLYSTIASVKLEFTVGVTTAGTNTWQLNLLREGNADWVEGSSNGEAEAGTATWNKKNTANWLGGNSGARLATDVYGSMASMTFTNGSTVTGNKVMVTLDPSSLDESVNTLDEMMNLWSGGTNAGIQIYGGSGQWSVDSKDNAVVANRPKLIVEYTPIPEPHSAALLGLGGVALVLRRRK; from the coding sequence ATGAAAAAATATACAATTTTACTATTAGCGAGCGGAGCCTCAATGCTAGCAACTCCTACTCAAGCAGCGACGGTTTTCGCTACCTTTCAAGATGGAGTGGATGGCTATGCAGGAACCAGAGACACCTCATTGGTGCAAGAATCTCCTAACAATAATTATGGAGACCGTGTAAACGTGTTGATTGGAGCGCACGGTTCAGGGCGGCAGCGGGCAGGAGTCATTGGTTTTGATGTGACCTCGCTGAATGGTTTGTATAGTACGATTGCATCAGTGAAACTCGAGTTTACCGTCGGCGTGACTACGGCCGGGACCAATACTTGGCAGCTTAATCTGCTGCGTGAAGGTAATGCCGATTGGGTTGAGGGAAGTTCGAACGGAGAGGCTGAGGCGGGTACGGCAACCTGGAATAAGAAGAACACCGCGAATTGGTTGGGAGGCAACAGTGGTGCACGGCTAGCTACAGATGTTTACGGCTCCATGGCGTCAATGACCTTTACCAATGGAAGCACGGTTACCGGTAATAAAGTGATGGTGACTTTGGATCCAAGCAGCCTGGATGAATCTGTGAATACCTTGGATGAAATGATGAACCTTTGGAGCGGGGGAACGAATGCTGGGATTCAGATTTACGGTGGGTCTGGGCAGTGGAGTGTTGATAGTAAAGACAATGCTGTCGTAGCGAATCGCCCCAAGTTGATTGTAGAATACACACCGATCCCTGAGCCTCATTCCGCGGCATTACTGGGGCTCGGTGGAGTGGCGCTCGTGCTTCGCCGTAGGAAGTAG